A stretch of Acipenser ruthenus chromosome 1, fAciRut3.2 maternal haplotype, whole genome shotgun sequence DNA encodes these proteins:
- the LOC117421364 gene encoding ragulator complex protein LAMTOR3, which yields MAMADDLKRYLYKQLPSVEGLHAIVVSDRDGVPVIKVANDNAPEYALRPGFLSTFALATDQGSKLGLSKNKSIICYYNTYQIVQFNRLPLVISFIASSSANTGLIINLEKDLVLLFEELRQVVEV from the exons GACCTAAAAAGGTATCTTTATAAGCAGTTGCCAAG TGTTGAAGGTCTTCATGCCATTGTAGTTTCTGACAGAGATGGTGTTCCAGTAATTAAAG TTGCTAACGACAATGCTCCTGAGTATGCGCTGAGACCTGGCTTCCTCTCCACCTTTGCACTGGCAACAGACCAAGGCAGTAAGCTTGGTCTCTCTAAAAACAAGAGTATCATCTGCTACTACAACACGTACCAG ATTGTGCAGTTCAATCGATTGCCCTTGGTCATCAGCTTCATAGCAAGCAGCAGTGCCAACACAG GATTGATTATAAACTTGGAGAAAGATCTTGTTCTGTTATTTGAGGAGCTGCGCCAAGTCGTGGAAGTTTAA
- the LOC117421363 gene encoding dual adapter for phosphotyrosine and 3-phosphotyrosine and 3-phosphoinositide-like, translating into MSESDTAGSVRSDTSTQDDHEDELELLGWFHHDLSRHATEALLLSNGKDGSYLLRKSHEGPNSYALSVRAKDSVKHFQVTRSGTTYTFGFNEFQSIKEFVSHFANQPLLGSETGTIIVLKCPYPREVEEPSIYESVRVHTAMQSGRTENDLVANAASLGTKEGHLMKQGAIIKNWKTRWFTLNRNELKYFKDKMCVEPIRTLDLMECTGVQFDYSQEKVNCFCLVFPERTFYLCGKTGVETDEWIKILRWKLAQIKKSR; encoded by the exons ATGAGTGAATCTGATACAGCAGGTTCTGTGCGCAGTGACACTTCAACTCAAGACGACCATGAGGATGAATTGGAATTATTGGG GTGGTTCCACCATGACCTCTCCCGACACGCCACGGAGGCCCTTCTCCTCTCCAACGGGAAGGACGGGAGCTACCTCCTCCGGAAGAGCCATGAAGGTCCCAACTCCTACGCTCTTTCTGTCAG agCAAAAGATTCTGTCAAACACTTTCAGGTCACACGGTCTGGCACCACTTACACCTTTGGGTTTAATGAGTTCCAATCAATTAAAGAGTTTGTCAGCCACTTTGCTAACCAGCCCCTTTTAGGGAGTGAAACTG GAACTATTATTGTACTGAAATGTCCCTATCCCAGAGAAGTGGAGGAGCCATCTATTTATGAGTCTGTGCGCGTCCACACAGCCATGCAAAGCGGGCGCACAGAGAATGACCTAGTTGCCAACGCTGCCTCG CTGGGGACAAAGGAGGGCCATCTTATGAAGCAAGGAGCAATAATCAAG aactgGAAAACTAGATGGTTTACGTTGAATAGAAATGAACTAAAATATTTCAAAgataaaatg tGTGTAGAGCCAATTCGTACTTTAGATTTAATGGAATGTACAGGCGTGCAGTTTGATTACTCTCAAGAAAAAGTCAATTGTTTTTG tttagtattTCCGGAGAGAACATTTTATCTGTGTGGAAAGACAGGCGTGGAAACTGATGAGTGGATCAAGATTTTACGATGGAAATTG gcgCAAATTAAGAAAAGCAGATGA